The following coding sequences are from one Dreissena polymorpha isolate Duluth1 chromosome 8, UMN_Dpol_1.0, whole genome shotgun sequence window:
- the LOC127840353 gene encoding acetylcholine receptor subunit alpha-L1-like: MTSSLIVLFVFIGHASHVVTQSGNDAKRLHQQLFVSDTYNKRIRPIDNQSSAIDVYANLHLLSINELSETDEVLTTTAVLSMSWNDTFLKWDPNTFGGIKFYYWPQNEVWKPDIALQNSYLDYKGLGDKTLNVMNIHTGAMYWNPFQVFKSTCSLDIFYFPFDYQTCYLRFQAWSYSRRQVNMESGYRDSQGFDLDYYETNSEWDIVNTSWHVYRDQQDAAINFKMTLKRKPINH, encoded by the exons ATGACAAGCTCGTTGATTGTGCTGTTCGTTTTCATTGGCCATGCCAGTCACGTGGTCACACAGTCTGGCAACGATGCAAAACGTCTTCACCAGCAGTTGTTTGTGAGCGACACTTACAACAAAAGAATTCGCCCTATAGACAATCAATCCAGTGCCATAG ATGTTTATGCAAATCTTCACCTTCTGTCGATCAACGAACTTAGTGAAACGGACGAGGTTCTCACGACAACAGCGGTTTTGTCCATGAGCTGGAACGACACGTTTCTAAAATGGGACCCGAATACATTCGGGGGAATCAAGTTTTATTATTGGCCCCAG AACGAAGTTTGGAAACCGGACATAGCGCTCCAAAACTCATACCTGGATTATAAAGGGCTTGGTGACAAGACTCTGAACGTCATGAATATTCACACAGGCGCGATGTACTGGAATCCATTTCAG GTGTTCAAATCCACGTGCTCTTTGGATATCTTCTACTTCCCGTTCGACTACCAGACATGTTACCTAAGATTCCAGGCATGGAGTTATTCAAGACGACAG GTGAATATGGAAAGTGGCTATCGTGATTCCCAAGGGTTCGATCTTGATTATTACGAAACCAACTCCGAGTGGGACATCGTCAACACCAGTTGGCACGTTTATCGAGACCAACAAGACGCTGCAATAAACTTCAAAATGACTCTTAAAAGAAAACCTAT taATCATTAG